A stretch of Deinococcus radiopugnans ATCC 19172 DNA encodes these proteins:
- a CDS encoding ABC transporter substrate-binding protein, protein MNKSILSALTAVLVVSALSSASAANVPVRMQLKWFPQAQFAGFFVAQAKGFYKAEGLDVTLLPIGDQSPIQTVATGAADFGTTWITDLLTARQQGLPVVHIAQLFQKSGYTLVALKSSGLTDPKQFAGKRVGVWPSGNEYPAVALLKKYGMTTSLDSTVANPSVQAVTYPFDPSLVFPDKVDLVSAMTYNEIDQIVGLGYPLDKLKVFNVSDFGVNLLEDLMFTTQKTLDSKNFKNSGLSGQEVAARLVRATLKGWNYAVANQKEAVQIVLVNCGNTCKGSGTRSSAAGHQTWQMAEVAKLYRAGQTLKGNAGLLDRVTYDANVKQLMDLGILKSAPSAGAVTYSVWEKATGKKAK, encoded by the coding sequence ATGAACAAAAGCATCCTGTCCGCCCTGACCGCCGTCCTCGTTGTCTCGGCCCTGAGCAGTGCCAGCGCGGCCAATGTGCCGGTGAGGATGCAGCTCAAGTGGTTTCCGCAGGCGCAGTTCGCGGGCTTTTTCGTGGCCCAGGCCAAGGGCTTTTACAAGGCCGAGGGGCTGGACGTGACGCTGCTGCCCATCGGGGACCAGTCGCCGATTCAGACCGTCGCCACTGGAGCTGCGGACTTCGGCACCACCTGGATCACCGACTTGCTGACCGCCCGCCAGCAGGGCCTGCCCGTGGTGCACATCGCGCAGCTGTTCCAGAAGAGCGGCTACACCCTGGTGGCGCTGAAATCCAGCGGACTGACCGACCCCAAGCAGTTTGCCGGCAAGCGCGTCGGCGTGTGGCCCAGCGGCAACGAGTATCCGGCGGTGGCGCTGCTGAAAAAATACGGCATGACCACCAGCCTGGACAGCACGGTGGCCAACCCCAGCGTGCAGGCCGTGACGTACCCTTTCGATCCCAGCCTGGTCTTCCCCGACAAGGTGGACCTGGTCTCGGCCATGACCTACAACGAGATCGATCAGATCGTGGGGCTGGGCTACCCGCTGGACAAGCTGAAGGTCTTCAACGTCAGCGATTTCGGCGTCAACCTGCTGGAAGACCTGATGTTCACCACCCAGAAGACGCTGGACAGCAAGAATTTCAAGAACAGCGGCCTGAGCGGGCAGGAGGTGGCGGCCCGGCTGGTGCGCGCCACCCTCAAGGGCTGGAATTACGCCGTGGCCAACCAGAAGGAAGCCGTGCAGATCGTGCTGGTCAACTGCGGCAACACCTGCAAGGGCTCGGGCACGCGCTCCAGCGCCGCCGGGCACCAGACCTGGCAGATGGCCGAGGTCGCCAAACTGTACCGGGCCGGGCAGACCCTCAAGGGCAACGCCGGACTGCTTGACCGGGTCACGTACGACGCCAACGTCAAGCAACTGATGGATCTGGGCATCCTGAAATCGGCCCCCAGCGCCGGGGCCGTGACCTACAGCGTGTGGGAGAAGGCGACGGGCAAGAAGGCGAAGTAA
- a CDS encoding alpha/beta fold hydrolase — protein sequence MTPWPVQEGVFELGDWPAERGGVIRSARLAWQTHGTLNAARDNVIVYPTSYTATHDGQSWAIGPDSILDPERYFIVIPDMFSNGLSSGAANTPDYPAVVTLRDNVLAQERLLREVFGVTHLAAAYGFSMGAMQAYHWAALFPERVQRAFVVCGSARTAPHNRVFLSGLLRTLEAAPEYIGNGQFSAVPHGTLRAFGHIYAGWGLSQDFYRQDLFRTVLGAPDLETYLQTDWEASFAARDAANLYAQALTWFHGDISANALYGGDLAAALGAIQARVLLLPGETDLYFRVADNAAERAHLKHGELNPIPSVWGHRAGSPAGLPQELAFLKGAVRGALATESP from the coding sequence ATGACCCCCTGGCCGGTCCAGGAGGGGGTGTTCGAGCTGGGCGACTGGCCAGCCGAACGCGGCGGCGTGATCCGCAGCGCCCGGCTGGCGTGGCAGACGCACGGCACGCTGAACGCGGCCCGCGACAACGTGATCGTGTACCCGACGAGCTACACGGCCACGCACGACGGCCAGAGCTGGGCCATCGGCCCGGACAGCATCCTTGATCCAGAGCGGTATTTCATCGTCATTCCGGACATGTTCTCCAACGGGCTGTCGTCGGGCGCTGCGAACACCCCGGACTACCCGGCGGTGGTGACCCTGCGCGACAACGTGCTGGCGCAGGAGCGGCTGCTGCGCGAGGTGTTCGGGGTTACACATCTGGCCGCCGCCTACGGCTTCTCGATGGGGGCCATGCAGGCCTACCACTGGGCCGCGCTGTTTCCGGAGCGGGTGCAGCGTGCCTTTGTGGTGTGCGGCAGCGCCCGCACCGCCCCGCACAACCGGGTGTTCCTGTCGGGGCTGCTGCGAACGCTGGAGGCCGCGCCGGAGTACATCGGGAACGGCCAGTTCAGCGCCGTACCGCACGGCACGCTACGGGCCTTCGGCCACATCTACGCGGGCTGGGGCCTGAGTCAGGACTTCTACCGTCAGGACCTGTTTCGCACCGTCCTGGGCGCCCCCGATCTGGAGACGTACCTGCAGACCGACTGGGAGGCGAGTTTTGCGGCCCGCGACGCCGCCAATCTGTACGCGCAGGCGCTGACGTGGTTCCACGGGGACATCAGCGCCAACGCCCTGTACGGCGGCGACCTCGCGGCGGCGCTGGGCGCAATTCAGGCGCGGGTGCTGCTGCTGCCGGGTGAAACGGACCTGTATTTCCGGGTGGCCGACAACGCCGCCGAACGGGCGCACCTGAAACACGGTGAACTGAACCCCATCCCCTCAGTGTGGGGCCACCGGGCCGGCAGTCCCGCCGGACTGCCGCAGGAACTGGCCTTTTTGAAGGGGGCGGTGCGCGGCGCACTGGCCACAGAGTCGCCCTGA
- a CDS encoding hydantoinase/carbamoylase family amidase: MTLNPTRTLDELKALRELTGDADGAQRVAFTDLWVTARKFLTDKLADLPVEVHTDAAGNLWATLAGESSKELLIGGHIDSVPNGGWLDGCLNTLAGLEVLRRLSEQGKPPVTVRLVDWADEEGARFGRSLYGSSAAGGNIDVAEMQKLRDRDGIGLEEALERVGITLADAPNAREELKNAAAYLELHIEQGPVLEGLGLPLGTVLGTFGVERHTITFHGQAAHSGSTPMNVRRDAFRAAGQFSQEIYAIAERHSGVCTIGSCTTLPGIVTSVVETCEITLDQRNLEAHRLAAMWQDAQAAATQFAEEGGCTVTFGDLWNIEPILFHPELIEAADASILEIVPVSHRLPSGPLHDAAEVARAGVPTVMLFVQSLRGISHNKIEDTEEAHILQSVEALDRLTDRTMAWIGR; this comes from the coding sequence ATGACCCTCAATCCAACGCGAACCCTGGACGAACTCAAAGCGCTGCGCGAACTGACCGGCGACGCGGATGGGGCGCAGCGGGTGGCCTTTACAGACCTGTGGGTCACGGCCCGTAAATTCCTGACCGATAAACTCGCGGATTTGCCGGTTGAGGTCCACACCGACGCGGCGGGCAACCTGTGGGCCACCCTGGCGGGTGAGTCCAGCAAAGAACTGCTGATCGGCGGCCACATCGACAGTGTGCCGAACGGCGGCTGGCTGGACGGCTGCCTGAATACGCTGGCCGGTCTGGAAGTGCTGCGCCGCCTGTCGGAGCAGGGCAAACCGCCCGTGACCGTGCGACTGGTGGACTGGGCCGACGAGGAAGGGGCCCGCTTTGGCCGCAGCCTGTACGGATCGAGCGCGGCGGGGGGCAACATCGACGTTGCCGAAATGCAGAAGCTCAGGGACCGGGATGGAATCGGGTTAGAGGAGGCGCTGGAGCGGGTGGGCATCACGCTGGCGGACGCCCCCAACGCGCGCGAGGAACTCAAGAACGCCGCCGCATATCTGGAGCTGCACATCGAGCAGGGGCCGGTGCTGGAAGGCCTGGGGCTGCCGCTGGGCACGGTTCTCGGGACATTCGGAGTAGAGCGGCACACCATCACCTTTCACGGGCAGGCGGCGCATTCGGGCAGCACGCCCATGAACGTGCGCCGCGACGCCTTCCGGGCCGCCGGGCAATTCTCGCAGGAGATTTATGCCATTGCCGAGCGCCACAGCGGAGTGTGTACGATTGGCAGTTGCACCACGCTTCCAGGCATCGTCACCAGCGTGGTGGAGACCTGCGAGATCACCCTGGATCAGCGCAATCTGGAGGCGCACAGACTCGCGGCCATGTGGCAGGACGCGCAGGCCGCCGCCACACAGTTTGCCGAGGAAGGCGGCTGCACCGTGACCTTCGGCGATTTGTGGAACATCGAACCCATCCTGTTTCACCCGGAGCTGATTGAGGCGGCCGACGCCTCCATCCTCGAAATCGTTCCTGTCAGTCACCGCCTGCCCAGCGGCCCACTGCACGACGCGGCAGAGGTGGCCCGCGCCGGGGTCCCCACCGTGATGCTGTTCGTCCAGAGCCTGCGCGGCATCAGCCACAACAAGATCGAGGACACCGAGGAAGCGCACATCCTGCAAAGCGTGGAGGCGCTGGATCGGCTGACGGACCGAACGATGGCGTGGATCGGGAGATGA